The Calliopsis andreniformis isolate RMS-2024a chromosome 5, iyCalAndr_principal, whole genome shotgun sequence nucleotide sequence AAGATGAGTATTAAGAATAAACAGAATCAAGAAAACGCGAGAAAAATCGCCAGATACGTATCTAACTTAGGGCTTGTTCTACTGATCTTTATTATGTCTGAATCGGACCTTATTCTACTGAGTTTACTATGCCCGACTCGGGGTTTACTTTACTGATTTCACTATGTTTGACTCGGGGTTTATTCTAGCAATTTTACTACATTTGACTCAGGTCAtagtctactgatttttctatgtctgacttgaggtttattctactgattttactaTATCTGActcggggcttattctactgatttattgTATGTCAGAGACGAAGTTTTAAACGCATTTTTAATAACTGCGACATAGCAAGAAAAGTTTTTGGTCAGTTTGGTTCTTAAGCGTATAATATAACAATTAGATTCTTAAGTGTAGCTGTTCTCTTCTTAATTTCGTCACTTACTAGATGTCTGTGTTTACAGATGATAATCAATTCATCAAGGATGATTTTTCCCATACTTCTGCTGAATATACTGCAAATTTCCGCAAATGTGAACCCGTATACACGTCATAGCCATCGGAGAGAACAGCTAAAACATTGGAATCAGTACTACAACTTAGAGGACTTAAGTTTAACTACACCACACATGCCTGCTGAGACTATAATCGTTCCTACTCAGACTTACCCTCCAATCGTGGAACAAAATGCACGCATAGAATATGTGGATAGATATGTACCCTGCGAAGATCCAAAAATCAAATTGAACCTCACTCGAGCAGGCCTGAAGAGTGTCGGCGTAAATTTCATTGAAAATCCAAAGGTGACCGAACTGTACCTAGTCGACAACAATATTGTGCATGTCTCCACGTTAGCATTCACCTTGTTGCCAGGACTTCAAATACTGGACATGTCTGGAAACAACGTCACCACTTCCCAGTTGTTATTGCTTGGTAAACTGGGTAGACTGAGGAAGCTCATTATAGACAACAACAAatataaagaagaaaaaagCGTGGTGGAGCAGGTCTCGGAGTCACTATCAAGCCTGGAGGAACTATCTTTGAGAAGGAGCAATATCTATAGCTTTTCTGTGGATCTGAGAACATCCACGCCTCAGCTGATCCGACTGGATCTTTCTGAGAATAAGATAGAATCAACTGAGTTCCTCGATCAGTTGCCCAAGCATCTTTCCTTCCTCTACATGGACGACAATTTGATTTCAGAATTCAAGATAAATACTCTGCAGACCATCAAGGAATTATCCGTGAGCGGTAACAAGATCGAGAAGCTGTGTGCCGAAGATTGCAAAAAATCTCTGACGTTGAAGGGAGCAGTTCGTTTGCAGAAGTTGAACGCATCTCGAAATGCAATCAACGAAGTGACGGGGAATACATTTGCGAGTGCGACTCGCTTGGTCCACTTGGACCTATCTGTCAACAAGATAACAATGCTTCCGAGTGAGACCTTCGAGCGATTGCTCGTGCTCGAGGAGCTCCACCTGAGTCGAAATCAGCTGACTTCTATACCGAACGTATGTCCATTGGATAAAATGAGCCTGTTGGATTTGAGTGGCAACCAGATCACAGCTATTGTCAAAGAGAGTTTTTGCGACAGATTGCGATACCTGAAGACGCTACTTCTGGCTAATAATCAGATTGTTAATGTCGACAATGAAGCGTTCACAAATGTTCAGTCGCTGCGAATACTGGACCTTTCAGATAATATGATCGTCACCTTCCCTGCGAGATTAATTGCGGTTTCGAGGTCTCTTGAGGTTCTGCTCTTGAAGAACAATAATATTGCGAAATTGGACGAGCTGGCAACGGTGACGTCGCAGCTGCAGGAATTACATCTTCAAGGGAACCCATTGATGCATCTTAAAGCTTCTTCGATttcctctagggcgctgccgaaTTTGGTGATATATTTGAAGGAAGAGAAGGAAGTAAGTAAGAAGACCTTGACTGATGAGGGTAGCAACACAGCCAAGAAGTTGGAAGAAGAGGAGGACTACGAGGAGAAATCATATTCTAGTATGTTATTAATATATTCATTCAATTAGTGTGTCGATTAAAGAGACTTTGTCATGAgcgattttcttttttttatatatttctatttcttttatatttcagCGTTACTAAtgttttttctttaaattttcagaCAATTTTTGGAgataattttcgaatattttcctGAGGCAGATACTGGAGAGAATCTGGACCGATATGGAGCTACAACCACAGTATTGCTATTATCCTTGTCAAATCTATGCTCAATCAATTTTCATATCCTTGGTTATTTTTCTAATCGCTTCTTATGATTTATCGTTTGCTGAGTAGTGGAGCTATAATTCTATGCTATTAATATAAGTAGTTTTAAGTTATTAATCGCCATTTAAAGTCAGTTAAGATATTAACATCAGAGATGAATCGGTGTGATTAGAAGTAGCATAAGTCACTGTGTAACTAAGTAATTGTGCTGATTTTACActcgttttattttatttttgtatctAAACATGAGGAATGTGATTTAGTTAATAACGcattttgaaataaaatttgacTTATGTTGTTTCTAATCTTTcagattcaatttattatagatATATTGTAAAAAGAACTCCattaattgaaaataaatttaaagaatTGCAAAAGTTAGTCACTTTGGTAAAACCTTTAATTATCATATTTGATTATCAAATATCACCCTTCAATTATCATATTTGATAATCCTAAATAAACTCCTAATTTTTTCTACTACTACTTAGTTCTAGCGATAACTTGTTAGTGCAGATCGTAAAGAGTTTTGTTTAAATAAAACTGTAGTAGAAAAATAAATGACCCAAGAAGTCGATATTGCTGACAAGAAATATTAACTTTTCGCAAATATTCTCATAATTCGTGAACTTtttaatatcctgaatccgcaaaaatGATAAGTTCAACCTATACTTCGTCGGTAGATCCCCGTTCTGCCCTCGTTGCAAAATCAACTGACCAGTCTGACAGATATCAGCAGTTTCCTATATCTACTTCTAGATGGCGATGAGTCCGCGAATGTGTGACTGCCACATAAGATGGTATGACAGATGTTGACCAAAGCAAGAGGGGACATCAGGGGTGCATAGGCTTCTATAATGCTATTGAAGCTTCCCTTTGACTTCGAAGTTATTCCATTCGACCTGATCCTAGAGGAATTTACTCCAGTCAATTTTCGCGAGCTTCTCTCAATTCTAGAATTCTGAAACTCTGACAAGTACAAAAGAAACCGAATTAGAACTCAAGATTTCTTACTTCTTCGGCTCATAATTCTTGCTACATTGTTTAACAATAGTTACTATGCTGTAATATATTGTTTCTTTAATACACCCTAAGGTTGCAAATCTTTATCATACGCCACAGTATACAAAAAGTTAGCTAAGCAAATGAGGCCAGTTTGAAGGTTTTATTGGCGAAACATGCAGCTCTTCTCAAGAGTGGAAAGTGGTTTTTGTTCGTTCGCGAGAAGGGACGGCAGAGAGTTCTACGAGTCTACGAAGagcgaggaggaggaggaggctgAAAAAGCAAACTTCAGAAAACACCTTGCGCTTTTCGTTTTCGTTTGGGAGAACCCTAGAATCCTTCGCGCGTTCGCAGGGCAAAACCTCGGCTGGGGGATGAAAGGGGAAAGGGCGCGCGTCGTTGTCCCATCAAGCGGATGGTTCCCGAGTGGAAAACATTCCTTTCGTTTTTGCTGACCCCTCTTTCTCGGCTGGGCACCCTTGCCTCTAATGTATCTCACTAAGGCTGACAAAGAACACTCAGCAGCGATACTCCTGTCCACAAGGGAGCCTGTCTGCGATAAACGCAACAAGAACGAGAGACGAGTGGCAGTCCTGTTACTGCCCTTTCTTCCTTTCTCCCTTATCCTAAGCTTCGCGCCAAATTTAGGACCGCGATTGGGACACTAGTCGCCTAACCAAAGTGGTACTGTACGTACTTACAAATTCtagcttttaaaatattttacactGATAATTAAGAGAATAAAGGATCCAGTTTTTCTCGCCTTAGGTTCTGGATACTACATTacagtaattttttaaaaattgaaaagaaatatggagtaatttaatttttatatttctttaaatGAAATTTAACACCTTATTTTCATGTGTACGTACTATACAAGATAACACATTTCAACTTTCGCATGTAATTATCTCGTAAAATACAGCTCGTTTCAAAAAATGGTTTAAAACAAAGTCCACCTAGGGGTAAGTTTTACTTAAACCATTTTTTGAAACAAGCTATAGGGTAAAAGATAATTAGTGCGAAACTTCAAATAGGTCACcctgtaaaaaaaattaatttaataccCAGAAACTGGGTCCTTCAACCCCAGTAATCAGCCCTTCGTAATTAAAGATACTTCTCACACTTCCAAGGCAAGTGAAATCGTCCTCTCAAGCCTCGATACTCGTCGAAACCCCAAGAAAGGACCCCCAGCGGAACCGCGGCTCGATTCAACCCAGCCCCGAGTTCAAAGGGCATCGTCGGCGATCCCAAAGCCAAGGGAGCAAAAAAGGGAAAGCGCGGTATGCAAAGCTCGCGGCGGAAGGAAGCGTAACGCGACGCGGGAGCGCGGTTCCATCCAGTTAGAtctggcctaggttgaccaagcCGCGTAGAGAGGCGAGACGTAGGGGTTGGAGTCTCCCCTGCCCACGGGGGGTGTCAGTAGTGGTGGAGGAAGAGGGTGGACGTATAGGTGGGAACGCATGCGCCTGTTCGCCGCGACGCGCTGGCAGGGATGCTCTCCGACACAGAGGGAGAGCTGCTTCTCTGTCCTCCTCCATCCACCGCGAGGCAGAGAGGGTGGTCGGGGGTTGCGTGGAGAAAAAGGGAGACGTCGCGATATCGTCCAAGTGGCACGAGTCGGATAAAGATGAATCGAGGGTGTCGCGGCGGAGTCGGAGAAGGAGCGAGGCGTCGGGGTGGAGAACGCTCGCGAGAGAGAGGTCTGGGGAGGGTGGGAGACGGTGGGAGAAGAGAGGAATCGCGGCGAGGCACGGTTCGCCAGAGGAGGACAGACGAGGCGAGGTCTCCCGCGTCTAGCCAGCTCGAGACTCTGCCTCCCACCCAGCTCCTCTCTTCCTTCCTCGCTTTCTCTCTCTCCTCTTTCAGTGTTCGTTCGAACACGGCCCGGTACGGTTCTGTCGCCCCGTGCTCGAGGGATCCTCTTCGTGATGGGAGCTCGCTGTCGCGGTGCTATCGGCAAGTTCCCCCGGTAGCCGGTTCCGCGAGCCGCCGATGCCGCAGGCCTCGTCAGGCCCACACGCGCGAGCCCTCTGAACAACAGGTCCTTCGGAGAGTCCCCTAGAGAGTGCAGAGATACGTCGGTGAAAGAGGCTTCTCGCTTGGGAGGGATCACGCGGAGGATAGGGTGCTAGTGCGTGCGTGTGAAGCTGGAGAAAGGGGTAGTGCGCGTGCAAACACGGGGACAGCTagcagaggacagaggaccctCGAAGGACCCTTCGTCCGATGGAGGAACGCTGGTGAGACGTTCAGTGAACCGGAGACGCGGGTTCGCGCGAGTCACGGGCTGGCTCCGCTCCGCGGGGATACTGACCTCTCAGATCTAGGTAGCTGTAAACTTTAGGGGATCAAGCTTGCTACTCTGCAGTCCAAAGCAATCGCCCTTGTAACCTCTTTCCCTGATCGGACCCGTTTGCTACCGAGTGAAGGTTTCGGTTTTGGTGATCGAAGAAGACTATTCCTAGGAACATGTCAGGGAACTACTCGGCCCGCTGCGAACCGGGGCTAGTCGTGCCAGTATGGCATCCATCGGAGAATCTCTATCTCTCCGATATAGTATTCCGTGGCCTGGTCTACTTTCTtctgctgttgtatttgttcatCGGCGTGTCGATCATCAGCGACCGCTTCATGGCGGCGATCGAGGTGATCACGTCGAAGGAGAAGGAGCTGGTGGTTCGTCGGCAGGGTAAAGAGCCGCAGATCGTCGTGGTGAGGGTGTGGAACGAGACGGTAGCGAATTTGACGCTGATGGCATTGGGCAGCAGCGCGCCAGAGATCCTGCTGTCCATCATCGAGATCTGGGCGAAGAACTTCCAAGCTGGGGAGCTGGGACCTGGCACGATCGTTGGTTCCGCGGCGTATAATCTCTTCGTGATCATTTCGCTGTGCGTGTTCGTGATCCCCACTGGTGAGACTCGGAAGATTAAGCATTTGAGGGTCTTCTTCGTCACCGCCACCTGGAGCATCTTCGCGTACGTCTGGCTATACCTGATCCTGGCGGTTTCGAGTCCAGGTGTGCTTGAGGTATGGGAAGGAGTCCTGACCTTCTCCTTCTTCCCAGCCACGGTGCTCACGGCCTACATAGCTGATCGTCGCCTTCTTATCTACAAGTATCTGCACAAAGGCTATCGGATGAACAAGCGAGGGGTGATCGTGCACGCTGAGGCAGGGGACTCTGACGGAGGTGTGGAGCTGGAGAGCAAGCAGGATGGTTTCAGGATGATGGATGGAGACACCCCTGAGGCGAAAGAGTTCGAGCAGACCAGGAGGGACTACATCAACACTCTGAGAGAGCTCAGGAAGAAGTACCCAACTCTGCCTCTAGAGCAGCTGGAGGTGATGGCTCATGAGGAGGTGCTCGGCAAGGGGCCCAAGAGCAGAGCTTTCTATAGGGTCCAGGCTACCAGGAAGATGGTTGGTGCAGGGAACTTGAGCAAGAAGATCAGCGAAAGGGCGCAGAGTGACCTGAGTGAGGTCAAGGCCGAGCTGCAGAAGCAGGAGGCTGAGAGTATAGAGATTGATAATGTGAATGCTATGAGGATCTTCTTTGAGCCTGGACACTATACTGTTATGGAGAACGTTGGCACTTTCGAGGTGGGAGTGACCAGGGCTGGTGGTGACCTCACCAAGCCGTGCAGCGTCGACTATTGCACCGAGGACGGCTCTGCGGAGGCTGGCTCCGATTACATCAGCGCGAAGGGTACTCTCACCTTCGACCCTGGGGAGACCAGGAAGACCATACAGCTGTCCGTCATTGACGACGAGCTGTTCGAGGAAGACGAGCATTTCTATATCAGGTTGGACCTGCTTTATTTCATTTTCTAGGGTATCGCTTTTTTTTTAGAGAAGGTTTCTAAAATTGTGCAGACGTCATCTCTTGGTTTTGTTATAAATTTGAGACGTGAGAACTGGAGACCAACTATTAATTAG carries:
- the Calx gene encoding sodium/calcium exchanger 3 isoform X1, which gives rise to MSGNYSARCEPGLVVPVWHPSENLYLSDIVFRGLVYFLLLLYLFIGVSIISDRFMAAIEVITSKEKELVVRRQGKEPQIVVVRVWNETVANLTLMALGSSAPEILLSIIEIWAKNFQAGELGPGTIVGSAAYNLFVIISLCVFVIPTGETRKIKHLRVFFVTATWSIFAYVWLYLILAVSSPGVLEVWEGVLTFSFFPATVLTAYIADRRLLIYKYLHKGYRMNKRGVIVHAEAGDSDGGVELESKQDGFRMMDGDTPEAKEFEQTRRDYINTLRELRKKYPTLPLEQLEVMAHEEVLGKGPKSRAFYRVQATRKMVGAGNLSKKISERAQSDLSEVKAELQKQEAESIEIDNVNAMRIFFEPGHYTVMENVGTFEVGVTRAGGDLTKPCSVDYCTEDGSAEAGSDYISAKGTLTFDPGETRKTIQLSVIDDELFEEDEHFYIRLSNASQPAMLVSPSLATVMILDDDHSGVFGFPERDVDLVESVGQFPLKVVRYSGARGRVVVPYRTIEGTAKPGKQYTHTEGSLTFEDNQTEKVINLEIIEEDSYEKDALFYVELGEPQLQGAEAGIAVAAEMKQPEERTAEEKMALLGKPKLGEVSRAQIRIKESKEFKNTVDKLVQRANASILLGTSSWKEQFTEALTVSGGDEEEGEGAGEPAAPSTLDYLMHSVTIFWKVLFAFVPPTDIAGGYLCFVVSIFGIGVVTAVIGDVASYFGCTLGIKDSVTAVAFVALGTSIPDTFASKVAACQDKYADASVGNVTGSNAVNVFLGIGIAWSIAAIYHACRGEQFEVEPGNLAFSVTLFCTEACLVILVLLLRRTKSIGGELGGPFVPKVITSIILFSLWVFYLIMSTLEAYGVIEGF
- the Calx gene encoding sodium/calcium exchanger 3 isoform X3, with translation MSGNYSARCEPGLVVPVWHPSENLYLSDIVFRGLVYFLLLLYLFIGVSIISDRFMAAIEVITSKEKELVVRRQGKEPQIVVVRVWNETVANLTLMALGSSAPEILLSIIEIWAKNFQAGELGPGTIVGSAAYNLFVIISLCVFVIPTGETRKIKHLRVFFVTATWSIFAYVWLYLILAVSSPGVLEVWEGVLTFSFFPATVLTAYIADRRLLIYKYLHKGYRMNKRGVIVHAEAGDSDGGVELESKQDGFRMMDGDTPEAKEFEQTRRDYINTLRELRKKYPTLPLEQLEVMAHEEVLGKGPKSRAFYRVQATRKMVGAGNLSKKISERAQSDLSEVKAELQKQEAESIEIDNVNAMRIFFEPGHYTVMENVGTFEVGVTRAGGDLTKPCSVDYCTEDGSAEAGSDYISAKGTLTFDPGETRKTIQLSVIDDELFEEDEHFYIRLSNASQPAMLVSPSLATVMILDDDHSGVFGFPERDVDLVESVGQFPLKVVRYSGARGRVVVPYRTIEGTAKPGKQYTHTEGSLTFEDNQTEKVINLEIIEEDSYEKDALFYVELGEPQLQGAEAGIAVAAEMKQPEERTAEEKMALLGKPKLGEVSRAQIRIKESKEFKNTVDKLVQRANASILLGTSSWKEQFTEALTVSGGDEEEGEGAGEPAAPSTLDYLMHSVTIFWKVLFAFVPPTDIAGGYLCFVVSIFGIGVVTAVIGDVASYFGCTLGIKDSVTAVAFVALGTSIPGIFYMTKSRQAISPRPAPPLNRPENACN
- the Calx gene encoding sodium/calcium exchanger 3 isoform X2; the protein is MSGNYSARCEPGLVVPVWHPSENLYLSDIVFRGLVYFLLLLYLFIGVSIISDRFMAAIEVITSKEKELVVRRQGKEPQIVVVRVWNETVANLTLMALGSSAPEILLSIIEIWAKNFQAGELGPGTIVGSAAYNLFVIISLCVFVIPTGETRKIKHLRVFFVTATWSIFAYVWLYLILAVSSPGVLEVWEGVLTFSFFPATVLTAYIADRRLLIYKYLHKGYRMNKRGVIVHAEAGDSDGGVELESKQDGFRMMDGDTPEAKEFEQTRRDYINTLRELRKKYPTLPLEQLEVMAHEEVLGKGPKSRAFYRVQATRKMVGAGNLSKKISERAQSDLSEVKAELQKQEAESIEIDNVNAMRIFFEPGHYTVMENVGTFEVGVTRAGGDLTKPCSVDYCTEDGSAEAGSDYISAKGTLTFDPGETRKTIQLSVIDDELFEEDEHFYIRLSNASQPAMLVSPSLATVMILDDDHSGVFGFPERDVDLVESVGQFPLKVVRYSGARGRVVVPYRTIEGTAKPGKQYTHTEGSLTFEDNQTEKVINLEIIEEDSYEKDALFYVELGEPQLQGGIAVAAEMKQPEERTAEEKMALLGKPKLGEVSRAQIRIKESKEFKNTVDKLVQRANASILLGTSSWKEQFTEALTVSGGDEEEGEGAGEPAAPSTLDYLMHSVTIFWKVLFAFVPPTDIAGGYLCFVVSIFGIGVVTAVIGDVASYFGCTLGIKDSVTAVAFVALGTSIPDTFASKVAACQDKYADASVGNVTGSNAVNVFLGIGIAWSIAAIYHACRGEQFEVEPGNLAFSVTLFCTEACLVILVLLLRRTKSIGGELGGPFVPKVITSIILFSLWVFYLIMSTLEAYGVIEGF